Proteins encoded within one genomic window of Flavobacterium gilvum:
- the lptC gene encoding LPS export ABC transporter periplasmic protein LptC codes for MLIIIVSMILGCESNFKEVQKNDYSEFVPSGDADNVNLKYTDSGKIKSILISPKMYDYANVEFPFTEFPKGVDVTIYDNKGKKTFIRSNYAISYKQTNIIDLQGKVKITSEAGQMLETEQLYFDQQNQWFYTEKKFKLTDAKGGSTGQGIDFSKDFNTVNSQRIEGEVESSE; via the coding sequence ATGCTAATTATTATTGTTAGCATGATTTTGGGCTGTGAAAGTAATTTTAAGGAAGTCCAAAAAAATGATTATTCAGAATTTGTGCCAAGCGGTGACGCCGACAACGTGAATTTGAAATACACCGATTCCGGGAAAATAAAATCCATATTGATAAGTCCCAAAATGTATGATTATGCCAATGTCGAATTTCCATTTACCGAATTTCCCAAAGGGGTCGATGTGACAATTTATGACAATAAAGGCAAAAAAACTTTTATCAGGTCGAATTATGCAATTTCGTACAAGCAGACCAATATCATTGATTTACAGGGAAAAGTAAAAATCACTTCAGAAGCAGGTCAGATGCTCGAGACAGAGCAGTTGTATTTTGATCAGCAAAATCAATGGTTTTATACCGAAAAAAAGTTTAAATTGACCGATGCTAAAGGAGGTTCGACGGGACAAGGAATTGATTTTAGCAAAGATTTCAATACAGTGAATTCACAACGAATAGAAGGAGAAGTTGAATCTTCGGAATAA